The region CATGACGCTGGCCATAATCGAAGGTAATGCAGTGCACCTCGTCATACAGCGGCAGCGCCTGGATCAAGCAGGTGGTCGAATCCTGCCCGCCACTGAAGACCATAACGGCTTTTTTACTCATCACGTTGCTTCCTGCATTTGTAGAAGGTGGGAATAGTTTAAAGGGCATGCCATAAAAAACCCCGCGCTTCTTGCGAAGGCGGGGTTTTTTAATGCTTGAACGATCAGTGAGCGTAGGTCAGCAACAGCTCTTTCGGCACTTGGAAATCCAGGGACATCATCACGCTGAGCGCGGTGATGGTGAAGATCGAGAACACGAACAGCTTGCGCGCCCAGACAGTGTCATCCACTGCCTTGTAGCCGGTCCAGGCCATGTACAACCAGTACATGCCCATGGCGGCGGCGACGGCGAGGTAGCTCATGCCGGCGTAGCCACTGAAGGTCAACATCAAGGTCGCCACAAGGAAGGCCAGGATGTAGAGCAGGATGTGTTTCTTGGCAACCTGGATGCCACGCTTGACCGGCAGGACCGGAATCGAAGCAGCCAGGTAGTCATTGAAGCGGAAGATCGCGATGGCATAGGAATGCGGCATCTGCCACAGGCTGAACATCACCAGCAGCACCAGCGCGGCCATGTCGAAGCTATTGGTTACAGCCACATAACCAATCACCGGCGGCATCGCCCCCGACAGACTGCCCACCAGCGTGCCGTGAACCGACTTGCGCTTGAGGTACAGGCTGTAAAGGCCGACGTAGATGACAAATCCGATCACGGCAAACAGCGCCGCCAACGGGTTGGCCACCTTGTACAACAGTGCCACACCGGCAACACCCAGGACGGTCGCGTAGATCAGTGCCAGTTTCAGGGAGATAAGGCCCTGGACCAGCACACGATTCTTGGTGCGTTCCATCTTGATATCAATGTCGCGGTCGATGCAGTTGTTGAACACGCAACCGGAAGCTACCACCAGGGACGTACCGATCATTGCCGCCAGGAAGATGGCCAGATCGACATGTCCCTTGGAGGCCAGGAAGAAACCGCCTGCCACAGAAAGCACGTTACCGAAAATGATCCCCGGTTTGGTGATTTGGATAAAGTGCTTAAGCGACATCGGGTCTTACCTCACTTCGCCATCATGAACGTATGGATGCTGAACATGATCCATATCGACAGGCCAACCAGCAGCAGGATCACAAGACCTGCGAACACGAATGCAATCACGTTATCGCGCTGCTCTTTGGAGCGATCCAGGTGCAGGAAGTACACCAGGTGAACCAGAACCTGAATCACCGCGAACGCCAGAACGATCATCAAGGTGATCGACTTCGGCAAGGTTGGGTACATCACCAGGCCGAACGGGATCAGGGTCAGGATTACCGACAGGATGAAGCCGATAGCGTAAGACTTTACGCTGCCGTGGCTCGCATCATGGCTGTCATGGTCATGGGAGTGTGCATTAGCCATTACAGGGTCCCCATCAAGTAGACGACGGTGAATACGCAGATCCAGACCACGTCCAGGAAGTGCCAGAACAGGCTCAGGCAGCTCAGGCGGGTCTTGTTGGTGTTGGTCAGGCCGTGTTTATTGACCTGATACATCATCACCGCCATCCACAGCAGGCCGGCAGATACGTGCAGACCGTGGGTGCCTACCAGCGTGAAGAACGCAGACAGGAAGCCGGAACGGTGCGGGCCGTAGCCTTCGGAGATCAGCAGGTGGAACTCGTTGACCTCCATGCCGATGAAGCCCAGGCCGAACAGGAAGGTCAGTGCCAACCAGCTCAGGACGCCTTTCTTGCTGCCCTTGTAGAAGGCCAGCATGGCGAAGCCGTAGGTGATCGAACTGAACAACAGCAAGGCGGTTTCGCCGAGCACGTAAGGCAGTTCGAAGATGTCGTGGCCCGACGGGCCACCCGCTACGTTGTTTACCAGTACCGCGTACACCGCGAAGATCGACGCAAACAAGATGCAGTCGGTCATCAGGTAGAGCCAGAAACCGAAAACGGTCATCGGCCCCGAGTCGTGGTGATGGTCATCGTGCCCATGGTCATCGACATGGGCGTGTCCAGCATTGGTCACTAAGTTCGACATGGTTTAAGCCTGTTCCAACGAGGTTTCTACACGGTTGGCCGGGATTTTCTTCTCGGCTACCAGGCGAGCGTGTTGCTCGGCTTCGATGCGCTCGATCGTTTCGACCGGCACCATGTAGCCTTGATCATCACGGGCAGCGTGAATGATGAAGTAACCGATAGTGCCAACCAGGCCCACGATTGCCAGCCACCAGATGTGCCAGATCATCGCGAAACCGAACACGGTCAACAGCGCACCCATCACCACGCCAGTGGCGGTGTTGTTTGGCATGTGGATCGGCTCGTAGTGCTTGGGCTGCTGGTACGCAGTACCGTCTTCCTTCGCTTCGGTGAACGCATCGATCGTGTTCGCAGTAGGAATCACAGCGAAGTTGTAGAACGGCGGTGGCGACGAAGTCGACCATTCCAGGGTGTGGCCATTCCATGGGTCGCCGGATTCGCACATGTTCTGCTTGCGATCACGCACGCTCACATACAGTTGGATCAGCTGGCAGGCGATACCCGCAGCAATCATCACCGCACCGAACATGGCGACGTACAGGTACGGCACCCACTCAGGGTTGGTCGTAGCGTTCAGACGACGGGTCATGCCCATGAAGCCCAGAGCGTAGAGCGGCATGAACGCAACGAAGAAGCCCGAGATCCACAACCAGAATGCAGCCTTGCCCCAGCCTTCGTGCAGCTTGAAGCCGAACGCTTTCGGGAAGTAGAAGCTGAAACCAGCGATGTAACCGAATACAGCACCACCGATGATCACGTTGTGGAAGTGAGCGATCACGAACAGGCTGTTATGCAGTACGAAGTCAGCACCCGGGATGGCCAGCAGTACGCCAGTCATGCCGCCGATGGCGAAGGTCACCATGAAGCCCAGGGTCCACAGAACCTGGCTGGTGATACGCAGACGGCCGTGGTAGATGGTGAATAGCCAGTTGAATAGCTTCACCCCCGTCGGGATGGAAATCAGCATCGTCGCCAGGCCGAAGAAGGCGTTGACGCTTGCCCCCGAGCCCATGGTGAAGAAGTGGTGCAGCCAAACCATGAAGCCCAGTACGGAGATCGCGCCGGAGGCGTAGACCATCGAGTGGTGACCGAACAGGCGCTTGCCGGTAAAGGTCGAGATCACTTCAGAGAAGATACCGAACGCTGGCAGGATCAGGATGTACACCTCAGGGTGACCCCATGCCCAGAACAGGTTCACGTACATCATTGGATTGCCACCAAGTTCGTTGGTGAAAATGTGGAAATCCAGGTAACGGTCAAGCGACAGCAGCGCCATGGTAGCGGCCAGGATCGGGAACGAAGCCACGATCAGGACGTTGGCCCAGGTGCAGGTCCAGGTGAAGATCGGCATGTCCATCAGTTTCATGCCAGGGGCGCGCATTTTCAGGACGGTGGCCAGGAAGTTGACCCCCGTCAGTGTCGTCCCGAGTCCTGATAACTGTAGCGCCCAGATGTAGTAGTCCACACCTACGCCAGGGCTGTACTGGATACCCGACAATGGCGGATACGCAACCCAACCGGTCTTGGCGAATTCGCCGACGCCCAGCGACAGGTTGATCAGCACAACGCCGGACACCAGCAGCCAGAAGCTCAGGGAGTTCAGGAACGGATAGGCAACGTCACGCGCACCGATCTGCAGCGGCAAGGCAAGGTTCATCAAGCCGGTGAAGAATGGCATCGCCATGAAGATGATCATGATCACACCGTGAGCGGTGAAGATCTGGTCATAGTGTTCAGGCGGCAGGTAGCCAGGCGAACCCTCGGTGGCCATGGCCAACTGGGTACGCATCATGATGGCGTCGGCAAAACCACGCAGCAGCATGACCATGGCAACGATGACGTACATGACACCGATTTTCTTGTGGTCGACAGACGTCAACCACTCGGTCCACAGGTAGGTCCATTTCTTGAAATACGTGATTGCAGCAAACAGTGCCAGACCACCCAGCGCGATCATGGCGATGGTCACCATCACGATCGGCTCGTGGAACGGGACCGCATCCCAACTTAATTTACCAAACATCGTTTACTCCTCTGCCCCAGCAGTTGAATGCGAGCCCGTGTCAGAACCTTCAACCACGGCCACTTCTTTCTTCTCGTGCTTGACCGGCTTGCCTGGCTTCATACCTTCGTACTTGTCGACGATTTTCTGAAACAGGTCCGGCGTGTACGCGGAGTACAGAGCGGCTGGGTTGTTCTGGCTTGGTTTGGCAAGGGCATCGTATTCAGCTTGATCAAGCTGTTTAGGTGCGGCCTTGACTTTGGCTACCCAGGCGTCGAAATCTTCCTGGCTTGTCGAGATCGCTTTGAATTTCATGCCGGTGAAGCCAGCGCCGCTATAGTTGGCGGAGATGCCTTCCATTTCAGCTTTCTGGTTGGCGATCAGGTGCAGCTTGGTCTGCATGCCTGCCATTGCGTAGATCTGGCCGCCCAGAGCTGGGATGAAGAACGAGTTCATCACGGCGTCGGAGGTGATCTTGAAGTTCAGCGGAGTGTGTTCCGGGAACTGGATTTCGTTAACAGTGGCGATACCCAGGTCCGGGTAGATGAACAGCCACTTCCAGTCCAGCGCAACCACTTCGATGTTGATCGGCTTGACGTCGGATTCCAGCGGACGGTACGGGTCCAGTGCGTGGGTGGACTTGTAGGTCACATAACCCAGGGCAATGATGATGAGGATCGGCACCAGCCACACTGCGACTTCGATCTTGGTGGAGTGCGACCACTTCGGCGCGTAGGTCGCGCTGGTGTTCGACGCACGGTATTTCCAGGCGAAGGCGAAGGTCATGATGATCACGGGGACCACGACCAGCAGCATCAGCAGGGTGGCGGTGATGATCAGGTTTCGTTCATCCAGACCGACCTGTCCTTTTGGGTCGAGCAAGGTCCACTTGCAGCCTCCCAGCATTAACATCATGCCAAGCAGCGGCAAAAAGCCTAGTAATCGGGGGTACCTGTTTTTACTCATCTCACGACCTCTAAAGCAGCTTGCGCAATGCAGTTGGGTTTTGATCGCCAACACTTCACCCTGCCAAGGGTTGGCATTTCTCTTCGATTGAATAAGAGCCTGCCCGGCACGCCATAAATGGACGTTTCACGGACCTGCGGTGAGTTCTTATTCGATTTCGTGGTTAAAGGCCTTGTTACAGACCAATTCCATTTGGTGCGGAAAGTTGAAAGGCTGCCGGAACCTGGGGTCGCACAGAGCCATCCATCTGCCCCTCGACCGCTCCAATGCTCAAATATTGAACAGCACCGGACATCCAGTGCGGGCGATTGTAGTTAGCTAGCGATGTATAAACCATGTCTTATAAAGAAATAATTTTTATCGATTCCAGCAACAATCCTTCACCATTCCTGCAAAGGTTCGCGATCTTATCGTGTTGGATTCTCCACAAAAACCACAAAAATTGCCGTGTTATTGAGCACAGCCCCTCAACCCTTACACGCTGTAAGGGCATGCAAAACGCATCCAAGTCCCCATAATACAAGGCATTCGGACATCACCGAACGGCTCGAACCATGCGGCACTCGCGGCATCATTCAAACCACGAACTGACAGCACAATTTGGCCGTGTGGCGCAAATTTAAGGGCAGGCCCGACGCACCAGAAACGTCCTGCGGCGGCTTCCGTGTGACAACATGTCGCACGCTGCGCGCACCTCAAGTTGCCCCTCGTCACAGCGCTTTCACAA is a window of Pseudomonas antarctica DNA encoding:
- the cyoE gene encoding heme o synthase; amino-acid sequence: MSLKHFIQITKPGIIFGNVLSVAGGFFLASKGHVDLAIFLAAMIGTSLVVASGCVFNNCIDRDIDIKMERTKNRVLVQGLISLKLALIYATVLGVAGVALLYKVANPLAALFAVIGFVIYVGLYSLYLKRKSVHGTLVGSLSGAMPPVIGYVAVTNSFDMAALVLLVMFSLWQMPHSYAIAIFRFNDYLAASIPVLPVKRGIQVAKKHILLYILAFLVATLMLTFSGYAGMSYLAVAAAMGMYWLYMAWTGYKAVDDTVWARKLFVFSIFTITALSVMMSLDFQVPKELLLTYAH
- the cyoD gene encoding cytochrome o ubiquinol oxidase subunit IV, producing MANAHSHDHDSHDASHGSVKSYAIGFILSVILTLIPFGLVMYPTLPKSITLMIVLAFAVIQVLVHLVYFLHLDRSKEQRDNVIAFVFAGLVILLLVGLSIWIMFSIHTFMMAK
- a CDS encoding cytochrome o ubiquinol oxidase subunit III; its protein translation is MSNLVTNAGHAHVDDHGHDDHHHDSGPMTVFGFWLYLMTDCILFASIFAVYAVLVNNVAGGPSGHDIFELPYVLGETALLLFSSITYGFAMLAFYKGSKKGVLSWLALTFLFGLGFIGMEVNEFHLLISEGYGPHRSGFLSAFFTLVGTHGLHVSAGLLWMAVMMYQVNKHGLTNTNKTRLSCLSLFWHFLDVVWICVFTVVYLMGTL
- the cyoB gene encoding cytochrome o ubiquinol oxidase subunit I translates to MFGKLSWDAVPFHEPIVMVTIAMIALGGLALFAAITYFKKWTYLWTEWLTSVDHKKIGVMYVIVAMVMLLRGFADAIMMRTQLAMATEGSPGYLPPEHYDQIFTAHGVIMIIFMAMPFFTGLMNLALPLQIGARDVAYPFLNSLSFWLLVSGVVLINLSLGVGEFAKTGWVAYPPLSGIQYSPGVGVDYYIWALQLSGLGTTLTGVNFLATVLKMRAPGMKLMDMPIFTWTCTWANVLIVASFPILAATMALLSLDRYLDFHIFTNELGGNPMMYVNLFWAWGHPEVYILILPAFGIFSEVISTFTGKRLFGHHSMVYASGAISVLGFMVWLHHFFTMGSGASVNAFFGLATMLISIPTGVKLFNWLFTIYHGRLRITSQVLWTLGFMVTFAIGGMTGVLLAIPGADFVLHNSLFVIAHFHNVIIGGAVFGYIAGFSFYFPKAFGFKLHEGWGKAAFWLWISGFFVAFMPLYALGFMGMTRRLNATTNPEWVPYLYVAMFGAVMIAAGIACQLIQLYVSVRDRKQNMCESGDPWNGHTLEWSTSSPPPFYNFAVIPTANTIDAFTEAKEDGTAYQQPKHYEPIHMPNNTATGVVMGALLTVFGFAMIWHIWWLAIVGLVGTIGYFIIHAARDDQGYMVPVETIERIEAEQHARLVAEKKIPANRVETSLEQA
- the cyoA gene encoding ubiquinol oxidase subunit II → MSKNRYPRLLGFLPLLGMMLMLGGCKWTLLDPKGQVGLDERNLIITATLLMLLVVVPVIIMTFAFAWKYRASNTSATYAPKWSHSTKIEVAVWLVPILIIIALGYVTYKSTHALDPYRPLESDVKPINIEVVALDWKWLFIYPDLGIATVNEIQFPEHTPLNFKITSDAVMNSFFIPALGGQIYAMAGMQTKLHLIANQKAEMEGISANYSGAGFTGMKFKAISTSQEDFDAWVAKVKAAPKQLDQAEYDALAKPSQNNPAALYSAYTPDLFQKIVDKYEGMKPGKPVKHEKKEVAVVEGSDTGSHSTAGAEE